The proteins below are encoded in one region of Limnochorda pilosa:
- a CDS encoding DEAD/DEAH box helicase: MTGGKERRLAQPLMEPTTYRGFALDPFQQEAIAHIDRGDSVLVAAPTGTGKTLIADYLIERMHRQGRRVVYTAPIKALSNQKFKEFKRLLGEESVGILTGDVVVNPEAPILIMTTEVFRNLLHQDPARVEDVSYCIFDEIHYIDDPERGSVWEESLIFMPPHMRLLGLSATIPNVEELATWTSQVHGHPVRVVYQGERAVPLEHHLFERSLGFTTRDTLERRYRRYLHRAGLKFSDRARLPFRFEPTTHLDLLENLPPGLFPVLFFTFSRRKCELNALELARTGKAYLGPGEQQEVDDVIQEALETRVPSDGTRKGSVGAQRLRSMRTLLLKGIAYHHAGLLPVVKDVVEELFERRLIRVLYCTETFAVGINFPCRSVCFDSYSKWDGRSFRSLLNREYFQMAGRAGRRGIDAQGDVVTLVDFNYYVPQELPSMDEKDVEAIRSRFALSYNTVLNLVEGYDQDEVARILSKSFATFQAGQERREHEARLRQLEAERLRIQGCAYMETDRCPITLMERVAALEEKRREVASRLAQGKHRGVKRLRKEIREEEAALQALGVAGCPTSVVDRCRDLLPAYRRLGKRVDQLRERLAHLPSPERFLESYRQKRALLEALDYVRDGQLTARGFFASKINIQELLVTELHFDGWLHELEPDALNALAVSIDYEPRRTERRLRHHVFETARVEATVQFLQEMERSFGQEPTVRFHDYLALLAYHWSAGETFAEILRRGDFDEGDVVYAFRRAIDLLRQVRHAVRDDPYLSTKLQTCIDRMDRDEVAVVL, translated from the coding sequence GTGACGGGGGGCAAGGAGAGGCGCTTGGCCCAGCCGCTCATGGAGCCCACGACCTACCGGGGGTTCGCGCTGGATCCCTTCCAGCAGGAAGCCATCGCCCACATCGACCGGGGCGACTCGGTGCTGGTGGCCGCCCCTACGGGGACGGGCAAGACCCTCATCGCGGACTACCTCATCGAGCGGATGCACCGGCAGGGCCGGCGCGTCGTCTACACCGCGCCCATCAAGGCCCTGAGCAACCAGAAGTTCAAGGAGTTCAAGCGGCTGCTGGGCGAGGAGTCCGTGGGCATCCTGACGGGCGACGTGGTGGTCAACCCCGAGGCGCCGATCCTCATCATGACCACCGAGGTCTTCCGCAACCTCCTCCACCAGGACCCGGCCCGGGTGGAGGACGTGTCGTACTGCATCTTCGACGAGATCCACTACATCGACGACCCCGAGCGGGGCAGCGTGTGGGAGGAGTCCCTCATCTTCATGCCGCCCCACATGCGGCTGCTGGGGCTCTCGGCCACCATCCCCAACGTGGAGGAGCTGGCCACCTGGACCAGCCAGGTGCATGGCCACCCCGTTCGGGTGGTCTACCAGGGCGAGCGGGCGGTACCGCTGGAGCACCACCTCTTCGAGCGCAGCCTGGGCTTCACCACCCGGGACACCCTCGAGAGGCGCTACCGCCGCTACCTGCACCGGGCGGGCCTGAAGTTCTCGGACCGGGCCCGGCTCCCCTTCCGCTTCGAGCCCACCACCCACCTGGACCTGCTGGAGAACCTGCCGCCAGGCCTCTTCCCCGTCCTCTTCTTCACCTTCAGCCGCCGCAAGTGCGAGCTGAATGCCCTCGAGCTCGCGCGCACGGGCAAGGCGTACCTGGGCCCGGGCGAGCAGCAGGAGGTGGACGACGTGATCCAGGAAGCCCTGGAGACCCGCGTCCCCTCCGACGGCACCCGCAAGGGCAGCGTGGGCGCCCAGCGCCTCCGGTCCATGCGCACCCTCCTCCTGAAGGGCATCGCCTACCACCACGCGGGCCTCCTCCCGGTGGTGAAGGACGTGGTGGAGGAGCTCTTCGAACGTCGTCTCATCCGGGTGCTCTACTGCACCGAGACCTTTGCGGTGGGCATCAACTTCCCCTGCCGCTCGGTCTGCTTCGACTCCTACAGCAAGTGGGACGGGCGGAGCTTCCGATCGCTCCTCAACCGGGAGTACTTCCAGATGGCAGGCCGCGCGGGCCGGCGGGGCATCGACGCCCAGGGCGACGTGGTCACCCTGGTGGACTTCAACTACTATGTGCCCCAGGAACTCCCCTCCATGGACGAGAAGGACGTGGAGGCGATCCGGAGCCGCTTCGCCCTCTCCTACAACACGGTGCTCAACCTGGTGGAGGGCTACGACCAGGACGAGGTGGCCCGCATCCTCTCCAAGAGCTTCGCCACCTTCCAGGCTGGCCAGGAGCGCCGGGAGCACGAGGCGCGCCTGCGCCAGCTGGAGGCGGAGCGGCTGCGCATCCAGGGCTGCGCCTACATGGAGACGGACCGCTGCCCCATCACCCTCATGGAGCGGGTGGCTGCCCTGGAGGAGAAGCGGCGGGAGGTGGCGAGCCGTCTGGCCCAGGGAAAGCACCGAGGCGTCAAACGGCTGCGCAAGGAGATCCGGGAGGAAGAGGCGGCGCTCCAGGCGCTCGGGGTGGCAGGCTGCCCCACCTCGGTGGTGGACCGCTGCCGGGACCTGCTTCCGGCCTACCGCCGCCTGGGCAAGCGCGTGGACCAGCTCCGGGAGCGCCTGGCCCACCTGCCGTCGCCCGAGCGCTTCCTGGAGAGCTACCGGCAGAAACGGGCGCTCCTGGAGGCGCTGGACTACGTGCGCGACGGCCAGCTCACGGCCCGGGGGTTCTTCGCCTCCAAGATCAACATCCAGGAGCTCCTGGTCACCGAGCTCCACTTCGACGGCTGGCTCCACGAGCTGGAGCCCGACGCGCTGAACGCCCTGGCCGTCTCCATCGACTACGAGCCCCGGCGCACCGAGCGCCGCCTGCGCCACCACGTCTTCGAGACCGCCCGGGTGGAGGCAACGGTTCAGTTCCTCCAGGAGATGGAGCGCTCCTTCGGCCAGGAGCCCACCGTGCGCTTTCACGACTACCTGGCCCTCCTCGCCTACCACTGGAGCGCGGGCGAGACCTTCGCCGAGATCCTCCGGCGGGGCGACTTCGACGAGGGCGACGTGGTCTACGCCTTCCGCCGGGCCATCGACCTCCTCCGCCAGGTGCGGCACGCCGTCCGGGACGACCCCTACCTCTCCACCAAGCTCCAGACCTGCATCGACCGCATGGACCGCGACGAGGTGGCGGTGGTTTTGTAG